Genomic segment of Sander lucioperca isolate FBNREF2018 chromosome 20, SLUC_FBN_1.2, whole genome shotgun sequence:
ATATCAAATAACCTAAGCAGCGCTTATTTAACTCACAAAGTTCCTTCCCCTACGATTCTCACACTAGACGCACCGtatatgtagctagctaacgttatataTTACATTACCCCGAATTAGGTGTGTGAACCAACTATTTTATAAAGATCAACCCAAACAACACGCCGATTGGTGCCTAAATTATATGCCGAATTTACCCCGGTAAAATATACGTTTGGTAAATGCTTTTAGCCGTTGCTTTTTTCCGATGTGGGTGTTAgtaaacaataaaagaaaagtgaaATCATTAGAATTGAATGCGAGTTTGGCATAGTTCCCTCCCTCGTGACAGAGCGGGACGTAGtggagttagctagctaacgttacgttatatTCGTAAACCCAGCCGGGATATCGAGCATGGAGTCGTGGCATAAACTAAGGGTGTGCTAATGTCATTAAGGGCATATCATTTGTCATAACTTGCTAGTAAGTTGCCTGTGTTACCGTTAAACGAGCGACCCTGTTAACCGGCGACTTCCAGCGTCCGTGGTTGTCGTAGTGACAACACCAGTTGAAAATACGAACGAGAAAAAACGTATGACAAAAAGTAGTTTTTCAATTGAACTGCTGTTTATTCCACGACTGGGATAGAGCTATTTGAGATCAAGCACTTTTTTAAAGCCCACTCACTGTATCACTTCTTAACACGTGTGATTTGTTGGCTGGATAACTTAGCAGAAGACAGACCTCGTTGGTGATTTTGTGATGAAGGCTCCTCCAGTAGATTGGGGGGATTCCTGAGGACTGCAGGGCCCCGCCGTGTAGGGCCACAAAGCCCGTGAACTCCTCGTCCCCGTCTCCATTCATCATCATACAGTTTGTTGACATATTACTATAAAGCAGATATCACTCACGTGGAGGTAGACTTAGCAAACCCGGAAGAAGTTTGACAGCTGAGCcagcaatgcattgtgggagaGTTTTATATTTCCACTCTATATTTAAGTAAAAATATGTCCAAAGAAATTATATTCCAGAGGTACAGAGAAACACAGTGCAATTAATAACCTGGGCTTATATTGAACAATTTGTGGTATGTGTATAATTATTGTTGTGTATGGGTAAATATATGAATGTGAATAGAACTtctgaatatatattttcattgatTACAGATGTATTACCTCTGTAGACTTATTATTTTGTAGCTAACTCATTTAATAGGATAGAAAGGGTATAAAGAGGTAGGAGTACATACGTTTTACTTCTTCCTACTGAAGTGTAAATAGAGGTCTTTAAGTACTGGAAATTatggagttttattttttaactactatttttttctgatgttttatttttatttacatgttcaaaataaaatatatcaatcaatcaatcaagtaaCTGCAGGAGTTACTTTTTAGACCAGCCCTACTGCACACACTGCAAACATCTTTTTGACAAGTACTGGGtgctaaaatacatattttcataaaacaaattcagaaaaaaaaaaaatctcacccTGCTTTAATGTCAACTGGttttatgaaatgtacagaACAATGCCACATTTTTGTCTTAACCCTCTGATGCATGAATTATGAAAGtcataatgtgtttttaatcttCTTAGGGcatgagaaaaacaaatattcactttcttttccaaaaatatgatttttttcagaaaGTTACAGACATGTCCACTACACTGGACTACATGCGCTTAAGCACTCTCAACATAAACAGTATAAACTTAAAGGGAGAATGAATCAAATTGAGTTTTATCATAAATccatgaacaattatttaatgtTATGCTTTGAAAAGCACTTAACCATACTTTCACACACTTTAACATTCTATAGCCCTAttgcagcagcagtggcagcaaaaactgtcctgtcctgtttgTGTCCTGACTCCTGAGGAGTGTCccaggacagtcagacactgtcctgtgactcccagacactgtcctgtgactcccatgattgtcccgggacagtcagacactgtcctgtgactccatgactgtccccgGACAGTTAAGACTAAATAACTAATAAACAAGTACTTAGTAAGATGGATTTTcataacataatatacaaagcCATATCGCTGTAGCTCCAACTTGACCAGCTAACATTGAAATGCTCAATGCATAGGTGATATTAACCTTATATGGAATATACAGTACTACAAACAACGTTTTAAATCTATGTGTAAACACTATGAAAGGAGGCTGTTCTGCATAATGTGAACATTTCGTTTGAATAATTTCTATGATATTACTAAATAATTGAATAGCCTAAGTAAAATATTGGATAGATAATTTTTACACTGGTATTAACAGCCTCTATTTAAGTGAAGGATCTGAATAATCCTTATACCGCTGTCAATCTTGTCCAGTTGTCATGGAGTTATACGTTGCAAATGGACGATAAGTCCTTCAGAGGCTTTGAAAAACGGGGCATTTGAACATCTGTTATTCCATTTCATTTCACAGAGGCAATATCCATTTGCTGAAGATCCTGTGATACAATTGACAGCTCCAGAAGAACCTACTAATGGACCCTGTggtgagattgtttttttttttacaactgttGTTTTCATTGTCAAGAATCATTTTCAACACAGTGATCTACTTCAGGATGCTCTGTTACCAAGTAGTTGGCACTTGTTCATTGGGAGACTCAAACTGGTGCTACTGCCTCTGTTTCTATACTCTCTGCTGCAGTGGCCACCATCTATTCTACACAGTTCTAGGTAGTCTATGTTCAGTTACTGCTTAACATGAATCATTAAGAGAGAAACTGTAGTAAGCTGATATGCATCATGTTCCTGTGTTCTATCCTTATAAACTAAGCACATTCTTTACCAAATATTCCTAAACATACAGGATCcgatttattattaaaaatcaCTACAACATTCTTCTACAGTCAGAGGTGTTGATGTTctgtaatgtgtgtatgtgtgtatgtgtgtgtgtgtgtgtgtcaaattaCACAGCTGAAGCTATTTCTAGATTCTAAAAATGAATGCCTATTTCTAAATCAACGTTATGTATTtaaaatgcacaaataaaactaaatacaaatacagtcagtggtgtaagacatttttattcaaataaataGAAGAAGCGAAAGCTATACATCCAAATTGAGGATTAAAATTTGAAATATAAAAGGGTATGGACAAATGGGAGTTATGAAAacttcataaatacacacacacacaaagcttatTGCTGGCAAGCGTccaaaacaggaaaataaaaagttatTTAACCATGATGTAAGACAAACCATTCACTCAATAAATGAAGGTTAGATTCAACTAAACTAAATACAATACTTTCACTGCCATGTCTTTCAAATCATTGCCCCGGACATAATCAATATCTCGTAGCCTCTTCACTGTGATTGATTCATAAATAGAGGAAATGTGATGCCATGTTTTTTCAAGAATCataatttcatttgtttttacattacattacatgtcatttagctgacgcttcttatccaaagcgacttacaattgctatatatatatcagaggttggacacctctggagcaactataggttaagtgtcttgctcagggacacattggttgatgtatcacagtgggaatcaaacccaggtctcccacaccaaagacaagagtttttttgtgattgttgcgggcaaaaatccttgattaggcgtatttgaaaaaaatgtgacccctgcataaatatgcagactttggctgattatgcattgaattatgcgatcgcaaaatcacgtttttctggagggactgatatccactgcgccatcaccaccacaaCATACACTCCTGAATGCTAAATGAGCACTATTTGTACATGTTTAGCTCAGGTTGTAGTCACACCTGTAGTTCAGTTcatttggtttagtttttttagttcTGGTCCAATTTGGTTCAAACTTAACCCCAGACTAACTCAGAACTAAGAGCCATGCTTCCACGGTAACAATCAATGACACCTGTTGACCAGTGGCACCAAAtgataaaagaagaaaacatggCTTATGATTTGTGGATGCTTAACAATGTTGTAGAGCAAGTATAGAAAgagaagagttttttttttagagatggCAGTAACCTGTTGGAAATAGACAGCAGTGAAAACATTCTTTTCACGTTGCGTTAAGAAGCCACTGCATCTCAAATGCATTTTAACTGCACTGTACTGACTTACTACGCTACAGGAAGTGTTTCCCCAGTAAACTGTCCAGAAGGAAAAACACTTTTTGCTAAAGTAAACAGAGCTCAGAGGTGTGACAGGTTGCTCAGTGAGCCACGTTGTTATAGTTTGATTAAAGTCATTGAAAATGAGTCCTACTTAATAAAGATATTCAAGTTCTAAACAGCTTTGAGCAAGACATGTTCttaggggccctattttaaccatCTAAGCACACAGCGTGAAGTGCCTGGcccaggtgcgtttagggcgtgtccaaatccacctttgctagtttgacggtggaaaaaagggttgtacttagtgtcttcattaatcagaggtgtgttttgggcgtaacatgcaataaaccaatcagagatcatctcccattccctttaaaagcaaggcgcgtttggaccttggagcattgctattatgatggaggatttgcaccgtaatatttttatttgttatcttttgcatgtttgtgtactgtgcataagcctagacgcattttactaatgtgctgttaaaataacaatgaaatgctgcgttattgactttagaccaggtttttgttggtcaatggtgccatcacttcccgctgcctcaagatagcaatactcccagaatgcacctgaacacacctccctgtgagaccagcacgcccatgggcgcaggtgcatttgctatttaaacgacgtgggcgctggacggtcttaaaatagcaaagacacttgcgtcgggttTCGCGCCACGCTGCGCCGAGTGCAAGATAGGGCCATAGATGTCTATCTGaagtcaaaatgtatttatgtgaAACAAGCCACTGTTTTTAAACTGCTTTTTACTTTCTGATGGTTACCAATTTATCTTGTGTAACCatcttgtatatatatatatatatatatgcctccTCTTTTTCAGGCGGCCTCCATACCAGAGTTTGATTCACAGGTTTCAGACCAGCCTGAACGATTCACAGGGTTTGAACAGGTTACATAGAAGTAAAAGCACCCATCAGTACACTTTGCACTCAAGGAATTTAGTATTACAGATCCATAAACTGACTGAGAAGATACAGAATATTAAAAAGTCTGTGATTGCCAGGCTATGAGTCCCGTGtatgggtcaagctccaaaaagctCTGGCTGGTAAATGGCCACgtctttcaaactccacacTTCCCATCCATCAAAGTCACTTCACTTCCCGACAAGTGACTTGACTTTAACAATGTACAATTGTCGGACTGCCTCTCTTGGCTAAATATTAAGAAAGTCCAGTCAGTGTGTGAACTCATCTCATGTGAACTCATGTGCTTTGTGTGATCCACCACCTCCCTTTTTTCACTCCACAGCAGGTTAACAGTGAATGTAAATTACTACTGAGCATTAGTTGCATATGAACTCGTTTTGTGAAACTACTTGAAACTACATCATCTTTATACGCATGTTGTTTGTAAACCATAACCACAAGACACTGGCCTCATTTTTCCAGCATCCACAGCTGAGCATTACTGAGGGTGGGAATCCTTTGAATATGGCTTCACCGTTACATCTTGAGGAAACATTCTTTGGCATTGCTCCACATTTGTATTCcctgcagggagagagaggaaaaagaaacatTCTTTCGTGAACATGACCAGTCCAGTTGTCCTGTAACTTTTTGACAGCTGATATGCTCTTCTCTACCTTTTTGCACATGCTGATTTGCATGACAGCATAGTTGATGAGCGCTTCCCGCAGATCTTTGTCTTTCTGCTCCTTAAAGCGCTGCATATCCACCCACGCCCTTTCAACATGCTCTCTGCAGTGAAACAGATCCAATAAAGCACACAGGCAAAAATTGGCAAATATATTATGGATAATCATGGACATGGATGGAACATTTTTTCCGTCAGAAAACCTTTTTAAGGCTGATTTCACACAGTCTGCAAGCTTTCAGCATTGTCCATGACTCACTCGCACTCGACTGTTTTCTCCTTGACGGTGTCTTCCCCCTCTGCTATTAGCTCCTCCAGCAGCTTGATTCTGGCCTCCCTCTGCTCAGGTGCCTCTTGGCCAAAAAGCTTGTTGGTCATGCCTTTGAAGGAGAACGTCCGCACAATCTAAGGATGGCATTAACAGAGAAAACAGTTCAGTTTGGAAGTTGTTAACATCTGCTCAACCGTCTTACCTCTGTCTGACATGACGCAATCAGCAATCACtgcttaaagctccattgtgtaatgttttgagttgactcttagcaaaaacccctttgttctttcacaaatatgtgctcattcatgtgtaattacttccaccaactaatgagagtattctcgtacgcgtagaatctgccacTCAGAATGcatacgagcgagtcgctcgaatggcggcagccatgtagcgcctccatctttaaaatacattagccaaagagggacatacctccgcctttcgcgcttttacactcagtggcaccgtgacgaatgccagggggagattactcgcgactgccggcagatttgaaagcctgttgaagatggaggatcacgcctattctcgaggacatgtaacggagtcgCCTCGTCATCTTTGGAGAGTGTCTCTTTAGTTTTTCTTTGCCTAGGCGGTCTCACCGATCCACTGCCACCGActctgtcttttggtttttcttTACCTAATTTCCCTCTTCCTTTAGCTTTCCCTCGCACCTCCGTTGCATCAACTTATCTCTGACTCTGCTCACGGAGAACATcgccttacactattaatctcgtatAATATACAGAACGGACAAAGTCCTACTGGAAGCCATGTTAATCTTGGAAAACAGACAACGTAGGAGTTAAAATGTGCccagaatgggaggggctagaaagtaatattcagttggttgtcatatacaatttcaccgctagatgggagaaattgtTACGTTCTTTACGTAAGAATTTCTTATGTAGCTTTAAGAATAAAGgcggatttatgcttctgcgtggGCTCTACGCAGAGCTTTTGCCatagcctacataagtggcctTGGGTACACATGTTTGCTGGTGTCTGCGTCGTTCTATcgtatctctttaagagaatagcagggccggcgtgtgtgtgtgtgtgtggggagtgtgtggtagagcgagtgagagagtgatggtagGATTAGTTtggagcgagtagtgactctagagtcatagtgagagaaacaaagtgtctcctctgttctttctgaccacggtgggaaatctggagcaggagaagttaaccctaagagatgcacgtcaggctacggcgtagggtctgcATCTCCAcctacctacgtacgtagcggCGGCGTGGATTTAACGCAGGAGCATAAATTGGCCTTAACAGACAAAGCAAAAGTTAAGTGTACCCCTGTAGCCAGCTCCTCATGTTGCTGCTTCTTTGAGATGAGGTCCTGGGAGGCCATCTCAAGCTCAAACTGGGTCAGCTCGTGTTTCCTGCACACTGCCCTGCCAAAGCAAAGCGTTCTAGATAACATCAGGCTGCTTTTATGCTCTAATACAAGCCTTCAACATAGAGTAACACAAAGAGCCAATATCCAGCGAACACACATGTGATTAGGGTTGCAAATGTCCAAGAATATTCAATGTGGAAACCTTCTTTGGGAACGAATGGGAATACAGGGGTTATTAGCTCAGGCTATATTTACCATTTCATAAGCAGACACAATTCATTATTTTGCCAGATAAATTCATTAATTAGTCAAATACAGTGTGTAATGTGCCACATGACGAGTTAGCTTGCTAGCAAGTTAAATCGGGAAAGGTACTTTGGAAATTCGAGGCAACAATGTTTGAGAACAATGCGGGCTCTGTGCAAATTTAGGGTTTGAAGTGAACAACTCATTtataaaagaaatgttttacaataatgaatgaatggaaataTTTTACTTACACTCCTCAACTAGCACGCTCAATCAGGCTACGCTCCACATGGTAACTGCTAACATGCGAAAACTAGAAGGTGTTGACAAGTACTTTGCTTTAGCTACTATCTGCTGGTTAACTGAAATATAAATGATCTAAAATATATTCATTCTATAATCAACACTTGCATGAAAGCATGTATCCTTTGGCTCAGACAGTGCAGTTGTGTGTGGGCTGCACATGTGATGGGAGATGCACTGTACATCCAGACGGTTGTAATTTTACTGAATTCCTATTTAATGGGGTGCGGGCAAATGACCTGTAAATGTGATGGTGCAGGTTACAATTCAATAAACGGACATACTTTTAACCAAAAACATGCCATAAGACTAAGTATTCAGGGCTTAAAGTACTCCGGCCTGGTGCCGGATTTCCGGCAtatgactattttagaaaaaataaaaatgaattcatTTAAAAGTCCACATGGGATTTTTTTGATGCACTGGGTTTAACCAATCATCGTacttccacctaccaatgaaacgagttcaagccaatcagatgcaaagtGGGGCCGTGTGGTCTCCGTGGTTACGTGGCCAACCTTATTGCATCCTCATGTGTTGGTAAAACACATGACGGGTTCCTACTCAAAAAACGACTCATCCAACAACACAGCTGTTGGAGTCACTGACACCTCATTTAATCTAAATCCAGCTTTTTCTTCTCAGACGTTTTGACCTCTGGTTTCATGCCGATAATTATTGGTGGAATGACCAGTGACAGCGTGTATAAAAACTGGTGGGATTGAGACAAGGTGGGGCTCGTGTACAAAATTGATTGAACCAAATCAGCTACTGATGTCAGGAGTTCAGGTTGACAGATATTAGTATGTTCATTGtttaaaggggaaaaaaaagaaatcaaatcaaatactGTCTCAGACTTAAACTGGGGACATTATACGGTTTATTGGAGCCACTATGTCTTTAAAATATTTGGTGAAGATGTTGCTATTGGGTCTTACCTCAGCGCTTCAGCATAGAAGAGATATTCTTTCAGTTGGTCTGCATAATGTTCCTCTTCTTCTAAGATATCATCTATTGAGGCAGCATATCTACAGGtgaatgacaaaaaacatcTGTCTTCACAAGCAACACGGCTGGGGTAACGAGGCAGTAATGATCCTACAGTATGTGTTATAAACGTTAAGTGGTACATAAAGATAATAGCTGTCGAGGAATTGCATGAAACTATAAAAAAACAGAGAGTCTCGACTCTATTACTCACGCATCCATGTGATGACCGGCACTTTGCAGTCCGTCTCCCATCTCTTTCTCTATGGCGCTCCACTCACTGCAGTGgacacatggatgcacacacacacatttgcaaattAGCAAGGCGAgtgtatgacacacacacacacacacacacacacacacgcacacacacacacacacgcacacacacgcacagtttgagtttgagtttctgcgcgggaaagtcaccggacaccacaatcttctgaacatagtcatactgagaaatccagagagagttgtgtggagctgatagtcttaattagctttgtagcaactcatttggcaacggcttgaatgtaacggaagtttattaatataaaaaagttatgcactaaagctttaagttaaagttgtgttgtgtgattttggAGTTAAGTTGATTTGACATGACAAAGGgacaacaaaaacaatacaCGTTCATCAGCAATTCTTGTCCTTTTTAGTCATGCGCAGATACATTATCATATGCTTGTTTGTCAAACCTGAAGACTCTCCCATAGTTCCCATGGACCTTGTAAACACCGTAGAGTCGATCTGCAACCCTCTAAATGAGACACAGAAAATGCATGAAAGTAAGTGGTCGACCAATttaaaatataggaaatatttcTCGATGAAATTCAGATTTCCAGTCTAACGCCCGAGCTAGTGTATTTATGTACACACATTAATAATCAGTGTACGCGTTAACGGACAAGAACTGAGGTGATACTCTGTTCAGTTAGCTACTGAATGGATATTGCAGTGAGAATTAACTTTCAATTTCAGTATCAAATGATTTCGTTTTTTCTCTTGAGACTTACTGAGTTCAGTGCCAGGTACTAGCactgacatttatttaagtCGCTAGAATTCATGTTTTTATAATAACAGAATATCAAATTACAACgtgaaaacattttcagctcaTTGGTTTTCTTTGGCATTTTATTGCCTTATTTGGATCGTCAGGAAAGGCAGGACTCAAACCCGAGCCACTGCGATAAGAACTCAGGCTCAATGGTATGCGCCACCGTGGGGGCCCCATTTCAGCTCATGTTTATCTGTCGGGCTCTCCCCGCTCTCATAGTGTCGTAGTAAGAGACTAGCTGGTCAGCAGCATCAGAACATTGGACttcattcatcaggtggacacaaacacgactccaaatgacTGATGATGTTGACCTGTAACTGCTGGATGCGTGAATAAGCAACTGTTCGCTCATAAGTATACCATATCAACTTAAAGGTGATAATATGCTGATGTTGTGTTCAGAACCaaaaaaaatcagttattgCAGTTTAAAGATTTAAAGCATAAAGCAATTTATTCAAAGATTATACACAAACATGAAttcaatctgtgtgtgtgtgtgtgtgtgtgtgtgtgtgtgtgtgtgtgtgtgtgtgtgtgtgtatgtgttcttgtttaactatttCGTGGGGTCCgaaaaccaggagtccagtatacttgtggggtcccgacagctttgtggggccaaaatgctcaATCCCACAAgcttaaaggtctgtttgagggttaagacttggttttaggattagggttagaattaggttatggttagggtgagggtaagggttaaggttaggcatttagtttgtgatggttaaggttagggtaaggggctagggaatacattatgtcaatgacaggtccccacaaagatagtgccacaaacttgtgtgtgtgtgtgtgtgtgtgtgtgtgtgtgtgtgtgtgtgtgtgtgtgtgtgtgtgtgtgtgtgtgtgtgtgtgtgtgtgtgtgtgtggagagcgACTTACTGCCCGTGCTCGGAGCAGCTGAGATGTGTGAGACTGCAGCTGATCGCTGTAGTGTTTCATCTCCATGAAGCGCCTGAGTAAGAGAAAATGTACAAAAGACAGTGATTACAATTTCCCTTACCTACCGTCTACCCAGCTAtttaaatgtgtatgtttttattcATCCTTTAAAGCTGGAGTGTGGAACTTCTGTCGCCCCCCTCTGGCCGGGAGAGTGTGATTCATAAAACGCTGTGTCGCTGCTGGCTCTCCCCCGTTACTGCCAGTCAAGGCACTGGGTAATACAGGTAGAACTAAACCACTCCTTCGGAGTACAAATAAACTGTATCAGCAGCCTTCTGGTGCGCCAGCATGGGAATGTCACCACAGAAACCATATTCACTGTATACTGTTCATGCAGTAACATATACTGAGAAGTACAGAAAGCTTTCCCTCGTGGTGATAGGCCGAATCAGCATTGTGTGAACTCGTTTGGCAAGGGCTTGAATATAACGGACGTTCATTTATATGTAGAAGTTCTGCACTCTAGCTCtaaatgattcccctttttttgttattctttcGATTCGTAtaatattctattattattttgattatcaaTTAAcaatttaagtcatttttcaaaCAGAAATGCCAAACGTTTGATGTCTCCATGTTCTCAAATGTAAGAatttggttggacaaaacaagacatttaatgaTGTTATCTTGTGCTCTGGCTCGTGCTGGGCATTTTTCAAATGATGAATACATTaaccaataaaaataaataaatgtttaattgatgaaatgaaaaaatattcTGTAATCATACAATTGCTTTGGAAATTGATCGTATAAAGTTTGTAAAAACCTACTTCTATTTATAAAAAGTTGAGCTAACATCTTATTATATCTCAATAATGGTTATAGGTTAGTTCTGGTAAACATACAGCTCCAATTTTCAAAAAAGAACTCTTAATAACTACCGATGGATTCTTTTGACATTACAATGTAACTTTTAGCAATCTTTTCAATCCATTGAAACGTTCTTACATTGTGTTTGAGGAAACACTTACTTATCTGGATTTCTCACCCTGAAGGTGGCACTGAGAGCCCTGATCCTGGAATCTGCCTGAAATAAGAGCATCAGAAGGTGGTCACACTTTGTGAACACTGAAAATATGTGTAAGCATTGCCTTGTACGAATAAAGAGATAGAAGTTCCACAAAGTACCTTTGCCTGAAATCCTGTCTCATACACCACTTCCTTCCAGCCATGCTCCTGCCACACACAGCAGTGGACAAAAAGTTAGTCACTGAGCCGCTGACCTATTGATCGTCACTGAACTGACCCAGAGCTGCAGCGTGTACCTCAGTGAGAAAGTGGTGGAGGATCTTGTCATTGGAGAGGACTGGATGGGATGCCACGCGAAGCAGAAAGTTCTCCAGCCCGATCCTGCGCCGCTCCACAAAGTCTGGGTCCATGTTGTCGGCAGACAGCTTGTGCCACACAAACTCTGCCTGCAATGCCAGAGAGCAAAGAAACGGCCGACATTTTATTCCTCACTTCTGCGGTTTCTTTACTTGCAGCTGTGTGTAAGTTCAAGTGTGTACTATAACTTTGCTAAACATGGGTTGTAccacacaaaaataataattcattcaATTAGAAGTAATTAAAACGGCACCTCCCCAAGCAGTTGACTGCTAAACCATGG
This window contains:
- the LOC116042066 gene encoding sorting nexin-4-like; translated protein: MAEDGRDELVATDDESDHTAADGSSSLNNTMVEEGSTLVRRMEICVAEAEKRSGKNAVNMQETFTVYLIETRPMDAVAEGRNPAPDSLWRRYSEFELLRNYLLVTYPYIVVPPLPEKRAEFVWHKLSADNMDPDFVERRRIGLENFLLRVASHPVLSNDKILHHFLTEEHGWKEVVYETGFQAKADSRIRALSATFRVRNPDKRFMEMKHYSDQLQSHTSQLLRARARVADRLYGVYKVHGNYGRVFSEWSAIEKEMGDGLQSAGHHMDAYAASIDDILEEEEHYADQLKEYLFYAEALRAVCRKHELTQFELEMASQDLISKKQQHEELATGIVRTFSFKGMTNKLFGQEAPEQREARIKLLEELIAEGEDTVKEKTVECEEHVERAWVDMQRFKEQKDKDLREALINYAVMQISMCKKGIQMWSNAKECFLKM